GATGCCAACGCTACCGAATAAAGTGGAAAACATTATAAAATGCAAAAACCCAAGTTGTATAACAATTCAAGAAGAGTATGTCCCACATTCATTTATTTTAGTTGATAAAGAAAATGGAAGATATAGATGTGAATATTGTGATGAAATAACCAAATTATCAGATTTGTAGTGGTTATAGAAATAAACAAAATTAAAATTGTATTTATATTTGGAAATTAATTGTAAATTCTCAATAATCAATGTTTGAACATTGTAAATTGAGCATTGATTATTGGAAGTAGGTGTTATATGAAACTGTTAATTAAAAATGCAAGAATAGTAGATGTAACTCAAGATTTTATAGGAGACATATATATTAATAATGGGTTAATAGAGGAAATAGGCAAGGAAATACATAAAGATAATATAGAGATATTTAACTGTAATGGGAAAGTTTTAATGCCGGCATTTATAGATACTCATGCACATTTTAGAGATCCAGGACTTACTTGGAAGGAAGACATTGAAACAGGTTCTAGAGCGGCACTAAAAGGAGGATATACAGGAGTTTGTTTAATGGCAAATACAAATCCTATATGTTCATCAAAAGAAACTTTAGAATATGTGAGAAATAAAGCAAAAGAACTTGATTTAATAGATATTCACCAATGTCTATCAGTTACAAGGAATTTTGATGGAGTTACTTTAAGTCATTTAGAAGAACTTGCAGATGATGAGGAAATTAAAGCAATTTCAGATGATGGAGTTGGAATATCTAATTCAAATACAATGCTTGAAGCCATGAAAATTGCAAAGAAAAATAATTGGGTTATAATGTCTCATGCAGAAAGTCCAGAGTTTTCAAAAGTAGATATGAGAATAGCTGAAAACATGATGACTTTAAGAGATATTGAATTAGCTAAATTAAGTGGAGCCAGATTACATATGTGTCATGTTAGCACAAAAGAATGTATTAAATATATTATTGATGGGAAAATGAATGGGGCCAATATTACCTTGGAAATTACACCGCATCACATTGGACTTACAAGAGATATAAATGACTATAGAGTTAATCCACCAATTAGAGAAAAAGAAGATGTAAGGGAGATAATAAAGGCTATAAAACTAGGCGTGGTTGATACAATAGGAACAGATCATGCACCACACACGAAAGAAGAAAAGAAAAAAGGTTCTCCAGGAATGGTTGGGCTAGAAACAGCTTTTTCAATTTGTTATACGAAATTAGTTAAGGAAAATAATATTTCTTTAAATAAATTGAGTCAACTTATGTCTTATAATCCTGCAAAACTTTTAGGCATGAATAAAGGTAAGATTAGTGTGGGGACAGATGGAGATTTGGTTTTAATAGATATAGATAAAAAAATAAAAGTAAATTCAGAAGAATTTGCATCAAAGGGAAGAAATACACCATTTGAGGGTATGGAATTCTATGGAGAAGTACTCACGACAATAAAGGGTGGAGAAGTAAGATACAATTCATAGTTAACAGTTAACAATTAAGGAACAAGTTCCCATGGAACTTGAAAAACATATTTAAAGAAATTCTGAAAGAATTTCATCAATCATTTTTAACTGTACATTGTTAATTGTTAACTGAAAAAAAGGGAGGAACTTTAAAATGATAAGTTACATAATGGATAAGTTATATGATAGAGTTGAAAAAAGAGGAGTTGTTTGTGTAGGTTTAGATACAGCATTAGACTATGTTCCTAATCACATAAAGGACGGTAGAACTCCAGGAGAAGCAATCTTTGAGTTTAACAAGCAAATTATAGATGCAACATATGATGTTTCTGCATGTTTTAAAGTTCAAATCGCATATTATGAAGCATTAGGATTAGAAGGATTAACTGCTTATAAGAAGACTTTAGAGTATTTAAGAGGAAAAGATGAAATAATAATAGCAGATATAAAAAGAGGAGATATAGCAGCGACAGCAACAATGTATGCAAAAGCTCATTTTGAGGGGGATTTTGAAGCTGACTTTATAACTTTAAGTCCATACATGGGAATGGATAGTATAGAACCATATTTACCTTATTTAGAAAAAGGTAATAAGGGAGTATTTAGCTTGGTTAGAACATCTAATCCAGGAGCAGAGGATATTGAATATTTAGATGTTAGTGATAATAAAAAAGTTTATGAAGTTGTAGCAGATAAGATAAGTGAAATGGGAAAAGACTTCACAGGAAAATGTGGATATACTGCAATAGGTGGAGTTATGGGATGCACTCATGTTGAAGAAGGAAAGAAGATAAGAGCAAACTATAATAGTATGTTCTTCTTAATTCCAGGATACGGTGCACAAGGCGGAAAAGCAGAAGATGTTGCATTATATTTAAATAACGGAAATGGTGGTGTTGTTAATTCTTCAAGAGGTATATTGCTTGCTTATAAGAAAGAAAATAAACCTGAAGAATTTGCATTATGTGCCAGAGAAGAAGTTATAAAGATGAGAGACGAAATTAGAAGTCAATTAAGAATTAACAATTAACAGTTAACAATTAAGTAAACAAATCCTCGGAAGAGGATTTGTAATAAAATAGTTGCAAAGTACAATTAGAAAATTATTAATAACAAAAATTATTTCATAAATAAAAAAGTAAATATTTATTAATCAAAATATAAAATTTAGAAATTCTGTAAGAATTTCATCCAAAACTGTTGACTGTTAATTCTTAACTGTTAACTGAATATAGGGAGGCAGGACATGGCTATAACTTATAGAGATGCAAAGGTGATTTCAAATGAAGAAATTTCAAAGGATATATATAAATTAGTTGTAGAGGATGATAGCGAAATAAAAGCAGGGCAATTTTATATGCTTAAACTTAATGGAGCGACATTCCTTCCAAGACCAATAAGTATATGCGAAAAGTATGAAAATAAGCTAACATTTTTATATGCAGTAGTAGGAGCTGGAACTAAAGAATATATAAAGCTTAAAGAAAATGATGAAATAAGCTTAACAGGACCTCTTGGAAATGGATTTGATTTAGAAAAAGATTACAAAAAAGTTGCGTTAGTTGCAGGAGGAATAGGAACTGCACCTATGCTAGAGCTTGCAAAGAAGTTAAGAGAAAAGAATGCAAATCAAATAATAGATTTATATGTAGGTTTTAGAGATGAAATTTATTTGATAGATGAATTAAAAGAATATGTAAATAAAGTTCATATATCTACAAATACAGGAAAGCATGGATATAAAGGTTTTGTTACGGATATTTTAAAACCAGAAGATTATAATACAGTTTTATGTTGTGGACCTGAAATCATGATGAAAAAAGTTGTAGATATGTGCAAAGAGAAAAATGTTGGTATATATGTATCAATGGAAAAACATATGGCCTGTGGAGTTGGAGCTTGTTTAGTATGCACTTGTAAAACAAAAGAGGGGAATAAGAGGACTTGCAAAGATGGTCCAATATTTGATGGATACTATGTGGAACTATAATAAGCCAGAGGAGGAATAATAAAATGATGAAAGTAAACATTAATGGAGTAGAATTTAAGAATCCTGTAATTGCTGCATCAGGAACCTTTGGTTTTGGTGGAGAATACAATAATTTTTATGATGTTGGAATCCTTGGAGGGATATCGTCTAAAGGTCTTACAATTAATCCTAAAGAGGGAAATGATGGTCTTAGAGTATATGAAACGCCATCTGGAATGATGAATTCAGTAGGATTAAATAATCCAGGAATAGATTCATTTATATTAAATGAACTTCCTAAGATGAGAAAGCTTGGAACTAATGTCATAGCTAATATTGGAGGTGGATGTTTAGAAGATTATGAAGCAGCTGTAACCAAAATTAATAATACAGATGTAGATATGATTGAACTTAACATTTCTTGCCCTAATGTAAAACATGGTGGAATGGCATTTGGAATTAAAGCAGATGTAGCGTATGATGTAGTAAAAAAAATTAAGACTATATCTAAAAAACCATTAATGGTAAAGTTATCTCCTAATGCAGAAGATATAGTGAATATGGCTTTTAAATGCCAAGAAGCTGGTGCAGATTCTATTTCACTTATAAATACATTAAAGGGAATGGCTATAGATATATATAAGAGAAAACCAGTATTTAATAACATAACAGCAGGTCTTTCAGGTCCTGCCATAAAACCAGTAGCCCTTAGAATGGTTTATGAAGTATCTAAAGCTGTTGAGATACCAGTAATAGGACTTGGTGGAATTGCAAGTGGAAAAGATGCTATTGAATTTATGATGGCAGGGGCTAGCGCAATTCAAATTGGAACTATTAACTTTGTAAATCCTATGGCGGGAAAAGAAATTATTCAAGAAATCGAAGCATTTCTAAAAGAACAAGGTATAAAAGATATAAATGAAATAGTTGGAATTATATAA
The DNA window shown above is from Clostridium beijerinckii and carries:
- a CDS encoding dihydroorotase translates to MKLLIKNARIVDVTQDFIGDIYINNGLIEEIGKEIHKDNIEIFNCNGKVLMPAFIDTHAHFRDPGLTWKEDIETGSRAALKGGYTGVCLMANTNPICSSKETLEYVRNKAKELDLIDIHQCLSVTRNFDGVTLSHLEELADDEEIKAISDDGVGISNSNTMLEAMKIAKKNNWVIMSHAESPEFSKVDMRIAENMMTLRDIELAKLSGARLHMCHVSTKECIKYIIDGKMNGANITLEITPHHIGLTRDINDYRVNPPIREKEDVREIIKAIKLGVVDTIGTDHAPHTKEEKKKGSPGMVGLETAFSICYTKLVKENNISLNKLSQLMSYNPAKLLGMNKGKISVGTDGDLVLIDIDKKIKVNSEEFASKGRNTPFEGMEFYGEVLTTIKGGEVRYNS
- the pyrF gene encoding orotidine-5'-phosphate decarboxylase; amino-acid sequence: MISYIMDKLYDRVEKRGVVCVGLDTALDYVPNHIKDGRTPGEAIFEFNKQIIDATYDVSACFKVQIAYYEALGLEGLTAYKKTLEYLRGKDEIIIADIKRGDIAATATMYAKAHFEGDFEADFITLSPYMGMDSIEPYLPYLEKGNKGVFSLVRTSNPGAEDIEYLDVSDNKKVYEVVADKISEMGKDFTGKCGYTAIGGVMGCTHVEEGKKIRANYNSMFFLIPGYGAQGGKAEDVALYLNNGNGGVVNSSRGILLAYKKENKPEEFALCAREEVIKMRDEIRSQLRINN
- a CDS encoding dihydroorotate dehydrogenase electron transfer subunit; this translates as MAITYRDAKVISNEEISKDIYKLVVEDDSEIKAGQFYMLKLNGATFLPRPISICEKYENKLTFLYAVVGAGTKEYIKLKENDEISLTGPLGNGFDLEKDYKKVALVAGGIGTAPMLELAKKLREKNANQIIDLYVGFRDEIYLIDELKEYVNKVHISTNTGKHGYKGFVTDILKPEDYNTVLCCGPEIMMKKVVDMCKEKNVGIYVSMEKHMACGVGACLVCTCKTKEGNKRTCKDGPIFDGYYVEL
- a CDS encoding dihydroorotate dehydrogenase; this encodes MMKVNINGVEFKNPVIAASGTFGFGGEYNNFYDVGILGGISSKGLTINPKEGNDGLRVYETPSGMMNSVGLNNPGIDSFILNELPKMRKLGTNVIANIGGGCLEDYEAAVTKINNTDVDMIELNISCPNVKHGGMAFGIKADVAYDVVKKIKTISKKPLMVKLSPNAEDIVNMAFKCQEAGADSISLINTLKGMAIDIYKRKPVFNNITAGLSGPAIKPVALRMVYEVSKAVEIPVIGLGGIASGKDAIEFMMAGASAIQIGTINFVNPMAGKEIIQEIEAFLKEQGIKDINEIVGII